The Topomyia yanbarensis strain Yona2022 chromosome 3, ASM3024719v1, whole genome shotgun sequence nucleotide sequence acttccttcaccggggaactctccatcggcgtaagctagattcaccgccggggactggactgagtagaccgcgactagAAACAACCAGTCGCGGGttgtcggggcaccagcgaaccggacgccctactccaccggaatcgccgaactaacCTCGACACCaggctggttggctcggtttcgggagaacttctcacgcaggggaattctccgtcggggtaggctaggtccaccgcacagtggctggaggctggccaaaacctcaaaaatttatttttgaaatattgatattttatatttttcctaaatttctcatgtattgaatgatgtatattcaaaattttatgatcattggataagaacacgatttttaacatgagtttaaatgtagcaaagtccggactttttaatgattttcatttcctaaaccaccattgctctattcatttcaaatgcatgttgctcttttgattttggtccgattttaacacaactagtttcattgtgtagaggaacgaaagaactttattagtgaataaaatacatctGGTAAATtcgcttggaactatgacttttaaatttaaatatgtttgaggtggtcagatcaaaaataattttgtcactaatgtattctgtacaaatttcggaatcatttcggaacggtcacatagtatacattctatggaaaataacctctacttttcgaatatcatggtctcgttctgcgcctaggtgcgcaaaaaggtttaaggagattttgaagctgtGTTTCTggtatggaggcgcatggtgttttgtgtaaaatagttagataatcgacagtaaaccaacacgttatataatggatttaaagtagtgttcttcattttttatgatattgctgacattggtgaacagtaacggaaactctatcatgaaaacgggatcatagttataagaaaggttctatgacactgtatggaaaaatgcatttaatattttacagcttttgaaataaaaaatgagctcagcacctcaaaattagcttaaattgtgattttcagccaaattaggtaacatttgaggttttgtccgacttttgtttgaagatccgccactgtgcaccgTCGAGGACTAAACCAAGTAGTTCGCGAGCAACGAGTAAATGGCGCTGAATTGTACGAGAAGGAAGTAGCGGCGCTAACTGGCGCAAGGGATCCGAGTCGGGGTGCTGAATGGCATAAGGGAGcccaagggctcggtgaattagataatctgaagtttgccgcccagattgtcttcgtaggggaggagcactaagtctcactggactcacagccagctttccgactgccatgtaGAATTtaccagtctgtgtggatggtggagaactGATGGTGTGTcaaggagtggggctgtaaccctactgaaggatctaactactaagtagttgaattagagtgggtgctatgcacataaaaacccctccccgaagtaatgccgtaaggtagtgccggggagtaatcaggttctgggcaagaacAGTGGTTTTTAGTGGGTCGgatgatggcagcccaaacccgttccctgagacatttgggtttttgtacattttttcccgTCTCAAGAGATGTTTCCAACAGTCTGCATTTTCATGCGACGTGTTCTATTTTTCCAGATCTACATAAATCAAAGCGTTAAATAATAgaaccgtaaaacggggtaatGTACGATAAGATGATTCCCTTTAGCAAATtcatcgaaacaaaatacaTACCATCTAAATATGTTCAGCATCTATCAGCAACAATTCATTCGTCATTTAATGTAGTTTTATGAACacaattcaaattgaaaatgatgcaACTCTTATGCGTCGTTTCCATCTGTTCAAGTAATTctttaatgaaatcaatcaacttcAACTAAACTAATCACTTATTTAAAAACCgtgaatatttttgtactctaattaatttttaaaatacgaGATTTTTGTAGATAACTATTTAATATCgactattttcccaaaaaagttCGAAAAAGTCATCTGAATTCTTCTAGGGAATTTTGTTTCCCTTCGAGACGTCAAAATGTCGGGCCATTAAGTTGCCTACAGATATGCAATTTACATAACATTTCAAGCGTTGCGTCAAAATCGATGCATTAAAAAACGACTTCCAGGACAAAAAAGTTGTGGTTTCAAGCAATACATAAATTGGTATCaatatctttgcttcgttcccatGAACCAGTAAAATCACAAAAATGGTATAGAAATGGCATGAAACTCGTGTTTGATAGCAACATAAATACAAATTCAACATAACATTTaatgtttatttttcaaaaaatgccgCAGGTTCCTAGATTGTTGTGAGTAATAAAATATACATTTGGTTTTAATcaaaaacaatgttttattcaaatttgaaaaaagtaccagCACCccgaaaaatatttcaaaattaatctTCTGGTCTAAGCTTTCGTTGCGGTAGTGTTTCGGCGTTACTGATTTTTCTGTGTATAATAGTGTTTATCTGCCAGAAACACCGCGCATAAGTCAGACGTCATATTTTTGTAACTGGCTTAATTGTTCTGAACGAAAAGAATCGAAAAGCAAGATCAAGTCCTTTGATGTAATTTAGTAACAAAGATTTGTTTGGCTTCTACAACCATTATAAGATCAACGTAAAATATCGTCCACGTTTGTTTAACTGTTGCAGATAGACACCACGTGGCAGTGAACTCCCATTCATTCGCGATGAACTAGACACTCATTTCCAGCGAAAGCTTTCGCATAACGCATCAAATTTGCCTATCCAAAGGCGTTTAAATCTGGTTCTGGTTCTCTCAAATGATTTGCCCTCGGTCGCATCACTGCAACCAGCCTTGAAAACAAACCATTAAAATCGAACGCTCTATGGACGTAAATATAAAGTAAATTTATTAGACACACTTTAGCGTAGTCGCTTCCCAGCCGCCAAAGAAAGTTTCAAACCGCGTTCCGTACAGGTTCGGTATTGGTTGTTGCTCAACGAGCGACGCCGACGACAGTGGTGACAATGCTAACTAGCTGGGTAGTATGATAGGCTTTTAAATAATACATTCGAAACTCGTGGACTCGTAGGTACAAGACTAAATGGTGCTGTTAAGCTGAAATTAGCTTGTTTGGTCAACACCACCGCGTTTGTGTGGGTGGGTGGCAGGCGCACCGATCTCTCACCTATTGACACCGTGACTAATTTATACTGATGCTATTAGCGCATTGAACTGCGACAAATAGGTGTCAGCAGTAGGAGGCATATCCATCGGATCTCCCACTAGCGGGTATCGGTCGATGGGGACAAAGTGATGGCAGTTTAGCTTCTGAATGGTGTTGCTGGAACAAATATGTTAACAGCACGTCCATAAAATATCGATGTCACGACCAAATCTCATTTTCCCATCAGTTTTGGATTTACATACGCTTGAGGCTGTGATCGAATTTATGATTTAAGGCTGATGTAACGAATAGTGTGGAGGCGTTGTAGCACCAGACTAGTTGGATTCAATGATTAGATCAGAAATAAATTACTGTGGGTGATTCCTTCCTTATGGGAGTGTTGAACAGTGTTAATAGATTTAATGGGAGGTGAACTTACTTGAACATTCCACAGTAGCCATTAGAGGTATCGAATGTCTGTTCCGGTGGGACAACTCTTTCCAGCAGTCTCGGCAATTGCGATAGACATCCCAGAGCTGCCAACAAACTAGGATCTCCTGGTCCAACCGGTTCCGGAAGTTCTCGCGACGTCAGTGGAGTGCCCGGTGCAGATAGACGAAACTGAGGACGACCACACATGTCCTAAAAAGTAGTAAACGAATGAATTATAAGCTGCTCAGATCTTAATTGTTAGACGAAAAATCTTACATGCGGTCTCATCCACACAATCTGCTTCTTTTTGGACAGTGTTCTCGGAGTGGGCGGGAACTCTAGGTCCTCATGTAAACCACCGGGTCCGCGTGTGACTACACCGTTCATTCCATTGGTGCCGTTGTGCAGCCGGCCATTCGGAATGGTACCATTGATGCCATTTGCAGTGATGACTTCAGTCGAACGTGGTCTCGACAGGGTCGAGTTGTGATCCGTTCCGTTCATCCAAGAACGCACCTTTGGAACACCATCTGGAAATAAATTTAAGCGTTAGATTAAATACATCACACAAATGCGAAACCAGTTTGAAGGTATTTGTAAAAGATCTTCGTTTCGTAACTGTATTCATCACCGATATCGGCACTTATGGTTTAGTTATTTAAGTGATCGAAAGCAGGTACAATGAGAAAGGTGCATCGAATAGGGATTTTACTTGTGTCAGCATTTATTtcagtttttctcatcattaaattttcaaatataatcTCTCATTTGGCTCCGTCAGTGCATAATCATTCGGCTTATTTCCTTGACAATCGTTATAAGTGCGACAGTGTTCCAATAAATAATTTCATGCCACGGGTTCAGATTATCCCGGCATTGAAGATTGCGTGGTGTCCTGGAGGAGCTTTTGACATCTTAGATACACTGGACCCCAAAGAATTCAATCTTTCAACACACTCCCATTTGAATCTCACGACGGTAATGTTTATAACTGATCCATGGGATCGAATAACTATGTTCTACCGGAATCTCGCCGAAGCCGATACTAATTCACGCTTGGGTGGGCTGAGAATTCAAGTGGTGAAGCAAATGTATAAGGTGAAAAAGATTGCTCATATGacgtaaaaaaaattttgttactgactgactgactttTTTCAGAATGACCGCGCAATCCCCTCGTTTCACGATTTCCTGCTGTACTTTTTCAGCAACGCCAGAAAAGATGAGCTGAGGGAATTCTACGAAATGTATCAACCCATTTCGGCACTGTGTCAACCGTGTCAAACGGATTACCGCATCGTGGTGGATTTAAGTGGAGGAAATTTTACCGCGTCGCTGACGGAGCTGTGGCAGAGTCGTGGTATGCAACTGCCAGCCGAGTACAATTTCGCCAACCACACACAAAAGAAGGAATTTGAGGACTACAAGAAACGCTTGTTTGCTCAGGTGTCGTTCGACGATCGAAAAAATTTGGAACACTTCTACGAGTATGATAGGCAGCTTTTCGGGTATGctgctccagtttgatgaaaatcTTCTTGAAATGAAGGTTTTTGCGATGTTTAGACACTAGTTTGGGACGAACGGTTGtgtaaaatagtaataaatatACCATCTTCCAAAATTACACGTTAgttattatttgaaaatttgttcATAAATAGGAAGAAGCGAGCTAAAGTAATATAAACTCGTTATCAACTCTTATCCTAGCGATTTGGGGCTCTATTCAAACAATGAAAAATCACTTCATCAATGTTGGAAACCGGCTATCAAAAAGAAGATCACGAATTTTGTGAGTGACAACCCGAATGTCGATAAAACTGATAAAATAATCAACAAACGCAACATTTCTTCAGGATCCCTAGAATATTGCTTTTAATCTTAGGAGGTTTAGTGCTTTGCTGGTTGGTTCAAAAGATTTACCAATGGCGACAGGATTCCATAGTTTCGTCACGAATGGTCTACAGGATTGATCACCTGAACAGGATGTGCGAGCAATCTAAAATGTCTACCGCCGGTAAATTCTTGTGGTATGGTTTCGAGAAATTTGCCTATATGTTTTAATTTCAGGAAACACTATGCCAAGCAACTACGTTGGTAGTTTGAAATACGGTACGGCTTGGTGCGGCGGATTCAGTTCTCTTTCTAACAGCTGGTTACACCGCTGGAACACTGGATGTCTTCGAACTAATGAAAAATGTGCACGAACGAACGATGGTAGTTTGCCGGCAGAACAAATTACGCGGTTTGTGATTCTGGCACAGCATCCCTTTGGGAGGTTAGTTGACATTTTCGAGAACCATATCCATCAGGCAGATGAGCGATCGGATTTGTTTGTAACCAGGATGACGATTTCGTACAAATATCGAAAGGTAATAAAATCTTAtacggcgtcggcggtaaaacatgatgatgttctatcaacgatcatgcggtagacttgggtgaaacgcccaactcctatcaacagaaggcaaagaattcttcacatttccttttgaTCATGTCCATacgagcctgcctagtcctagttttccgttctaattttataactgattcgctctagaatacctatcagtctttcaatttcattgctttcgtttctataagttttaaatttgccgaaaatagccaacaaaatcgatacaatacaTTCATTCTGAGCTAGTTCGTTGGGATCAAAACaattcccgatcagaatgaaataacaagtttataacagaatgcaattttcgtaacaaattgtgttataaattaggtctcgttagtagttgaaacaacagaaaattataacaagtaataaCACGAGGTAtatttttgaaatctttttgttatgtgtttctgatcggctTGAGTCTAaaaataacacggtgctacagtgattctGTACTTTTCATgagacctagtataggttgtagatctcatcaaatgctACACAAAACAATGTAGGAAAAATGTTATATTCCCTCAAAATCtcgatttttagcaaaaaacgatttttccgAACTCTCGtcactaaaaacatttttgcgctgtcatttttctaccgattttaattttttttacgtgTTTTGGAAGGAAGAAGAAATTACCTTTCCAatggtatgctatgttatgttcttttgttaaaagtactatgcggttttggaacaacaatatgaaagttaccattattttgcaatttttcattaaaaatattaaaattgctTAACATTTCTATTGGAACacgtctttgttttaataaaaaattaaggGGTACAATTAATTCCGCATCTAATGAAttatttatcatcaaaattaattaAGTGTTctccttaaatttttatttaaacaaaGAAGCttattaataaaaatgttgagcaattttcatatgttttatgaaaaaaaatcaaaataatggtAACTTTCAAAATGCTGTCCCAAAACCACatagtatttttaacaaaagaaaataatgtAGCATACTGTTGGAAAGgtgatttcttcttctttccaaaacactcaaaaaatttgaaatttgttgaaaaatgaccacgcaaaaaaaaatttttgggcagaaagttacaaaaaaactattttttgctataaatcaatattttgagggtatacaacatttATGTTGGATTATTACTGCTTCCGAAATATCAAGAATCGACACTAACAGAATTGCTAAAGTCCAAAAGGGGATAAGGGGGTAGGGGGGTTTTCCCAAAGGTGGGCGCTTCACCTATGAGGAGGCAAatagctttagaccgatcagtatAACCTCCGTCCTTCTCAACTTAGTGGAACGTTAAACGTTCGACCAGTACATCAGGATTCCTAGCTTGGGCATGCACCCGCTGCATGTAATGCAACATGCACATCAGCGGAGTAAGTCTACTACCACcttgttacacaatgttgtcggcaaaattgaaaaactttttcacaaaagcaattaagtttaggagtttttctcgattttgaaggtgcttttgacaacgtgtctttagaatctattttggaagcagcacgaggtcatagagtatcttcatatatcacgaactggatacacgcaatgcttagcaaccgatatctgttctcatcgttaagacaattagagatgaggaaactgagcgtctgcggttgtcctcaaggtggtgtgctgtcaccacttctatgaaaCTTTGTCGTAGATGGCTTGTTGggaaaacttaatgagcttgggtttccgatatatggtttcgccgatgatgatcatataatgatcaccggtatttggattaacacactttttgatgcatgcaacaagccttatatgCTGGTGTCTTCATGTGGGACTATCAGCCTTATCAgtttacctttgtttgggtcccctctcattgatCTATTCCAAACAATGAAAAGACCGACTCTTTAGCAAAAGTGGGCGCATTAGATGGTGGCATATACGAAAAACCAATATGCTTCTACGAatgttttagtatttgtcgtcagaggacactcaacagttggtaaacctcgtggagcaatggtgaacttggacgatggcaaCATTCCATTATCcgaaaggtatcaacgaagcctttgTTCAGgggaatggatgtgggtcgcGATTTTATACATGTAATGTCCCGACtgatgtccaaccactacacgctggatgcgcatttgcggcgtattggacttgtagagagtagtctgtgcgcttctgacgagggctatcacgacacacagtggcgggtcttcgaaCAAATGTCggacaaaaccaaaaatattgCCCAAACTGGCTGAAAATTACATGTTAAGGTAATGTTGTGGTGTGGTATCAAACCTTTCATAAAGCATAATTCCATTTTATGATAAATCTATTTTTAGTGATTAGATATAACTGAAACTAGACATAACAACATAATAATTGGATCAAACTACTTTCAATCTCcacaaaaattgtttgtttacgtTTTTCTTAGTTGCCATTTTGCACTAATCACCATGCTCCTCCATGTcagcaaacatttaaaaatgtcgattttaaaccCCTCCGGGCAAAAAGGAGCGAAACGAGACCTTGAAATTCGAAAAGTAGTGATGATTTGCCATAGAATGTATAATAAATGACCGTTACGAACTGTTTCACctgattgtacagaatacatttgtgaaaaaataatttgCTATCAATCCACTTAAGAtatatttgtaataatattacTTAGTTCGAATCAACAAAGTTCTACAAATGccctttaaaatgaaactaattgtGCCCAAATCGGATTGAAACTGAAACGTTTTTGAAGTGAAGATAGATACTGTGATTTCGAAAATGAATTTCATTAGAATTGTCTGATACAGCGATGTTAAAATtgctattaaaaatttaattctcattcggttgtcacaaaatTTGATGAATGTGTCATTCAATAAATAAGAAacctaagaaaaataaaaaataacaatatttgaaacataggttttgtccggtctccggccactgtgcgacatcgagcatgttgtttgggtATGCGCCATCAGCGTCTGTGgcatatggtcacatgtgttgctgattcgctcattcaatgagtttcaacttcgcaaattcttagtgtggaagtttaccgtgacttaatcttttgtcggttccgatagcatgaagtaacaggttactttacgcttgtccggacatgccgtagactatTGTTGGGATAGTGCATCGATTTTATTGATGTTAATAGGAAGCTTTTAGAACTTATGAAATCTCATTATTCTCAAATTAGTTGTAGTTGAATACACTCTGAATTTTGCTTTGAAATGCTATTTAatcaagttctccaaattaaggaatttcttattcattttactgttttcactgAACAACTTGATGAATACATCGAAAAGTGCTCTTCTAAATAACAATTTATTTCCTTTTGCGACAATTTCGAATAATTGTCATGACTCTAGACGTTAACTTAACAGAGCCGAGGGTCTTTTACATAGTAAAATAGATAGTTTTCCACTGCTCCTGGTGCTAACAGGACATCGATTTGCCTGAATTTTTCAGCTTGTTCTCTCCACCTTTATTTATACGTCCATGTCCATTAGAGTAACAGGAAAAAATGAACCCTATCAGCCCacacctgagtcgattcctagtcccagcAGGAGTACtttctccaaatttgaagcaaattggacaagtctagctaccggaccaacgtgcttgaagtttgtatgggatttttcgacagtttacgtggagaaaacccactaattcgcatttttgccgctaggtggcactgtatgcattgtattattactataagtgaaaatacgAAAGATAATTTATCtgtctataactttgtcataGACTGCTTGTCAATCTGGATTTAATAAcggaagttattaaacttttaacgcgATGATGTCTGAGCCAGTTTTTGCATGGGGcgtagcagtgcatggttgtatatcagtacttgattcgcacgaactaaaaTTTTTTCTGACGttatcgttaggtttagctcataGTCCtatattcagaagaattatagtaaataatacgagtcatgttttcgTTAGGACAGTTTAGTTCCACATActaccgcatagatggcgccaacactaacttttcaacggaaagagatagaaaataggcgtcttccacaaagttgtagaacagccATTTTGCAATAAtacttccgaacatctcgatattctatctcccTTCTATACCTTTGTatagagaaaggcaaaaaaatgctacgcaatattttcgacaaattttatAACCTACCGAGACTTTCTGTTCGATAAGTTAATTCATTTTTCAGGTCATTTTTGCTATGGAAACCTAAAACAAGAGGCAAGCGGCTTtcttatacttaattttttggacTACTTCATGCGGGAAACGCAAAGACAGCAAACGTTGTTGTCAGAGACATTTCACATGCATTTGTTACGTGGTGAATATATGTGCACATAGGAGATTACAACTCAGCTACGAATTTACAGATCTAGGTgcatttaaaattgaaatttgagtTATTATTTATTTGTCGTTAAATAACTGAATAACAATGTTGCGATGGATAATATTTTACCCAGTGTCTTATTCTAAAAATACCCATCTTTGACAGCTGGGAATAGAATAAGAAATTGGATGATTCTAGTACTCATTATTGGGTATTTTAACCATGAATGATATCAAAACTGCATTGCGGAGATGATGATGCTAAAGATAGACGACTTAAG carries:
- the LOC131693101 gene encoding carbohydrate sulfotransferase 11-like, with translation MKNHFINVGNRLSKRRSRILIPRILLLILGGLVLCWLVQKIYQWRQDSIVSSRMVYRIDHLNRMCEQSKMSTAGNTMPSNYVGSLKYGTAWCGGFSSLSNSWLHRWNTGCLRTNEKCARTNDGSLPAEQITRFVILAQHPFGRLVDIFENHIHQADERSDLFVTRMTISYKYRKGNFMPKLTFQEYINYIVERSQQAPVNVEYFFQPIHTVCSPCQYRFNAIVDASSYYYEESYVFRHFNLSNVMRPYRWLPLITEHQIAQRFANISSKQRKALYNFYRKDFELFGYDVDKYI